One Maribacter dokdonensis DSW-8 genomic region harbors:
- a CDS encoding DUF1266 domain-containing protein: protein MTAEITPKIQDQLNLSALVLMNNYKKADLNTWYGFDIEDHLQLKNVERIAKLHGIQSGVHLRNSLHRYETGAMASNPFEKLASELRNYTTNTYETKYNAQKNPMTKNVYKLVWRYRFSLKNEKLQGYDFAYYIFLMRIGGALGFIKPEEIAMRLEDVNTRLKNTFSSWGEFHRNVCIGDEFIRGAAEPDISKYPGTETLWECYQRLHIHQANSFKEWNK, encoded by the coding sequence ATGACAGCAGAAATTACACCCAAAATTCAAGATCAGCTCAACTTATCTGCTTTGGTTTTAATGAACAATTATAAAAAAGCGGATTTAAACACTTGGTACGGATTTGATATTGAAGACCACTTGCAACTGAAAAATGTAGAGCGTATTGCCAAGCTACATGGCATACAATCTGGCGTTCATCTACGCAACAGTTTACACCGTTACGAAACTGGCGCTATGGCATCAAACCCTTTTGAAAAATTGGCATCTGAACTTCGCAATTATACCACCAACACTTATGAAACAAAGTATAATGCACAGAAAAACCCCATGACCAAGAATGTTTACAAACTAGTTTGGCGCTACCGTTTTAGCCTTAAAAATGAAAAACTGCAGGGCTATGATTTTGCGTATTACATTTTTCTCATGCGTATAGGCGGTGCCTTAGGTTTTATAAAACCCGAGGAAATAGCCATGCGTTTAGAAGACGTAAATACAAGATTAAAAAACACGTTTTCCAGTTGGGGCGAATTTCACCGCAATGTGTGTATTGGCGATGAATTTATAAGAGGAGCCGCAGAGCCGGACATCAGTAAATACCCCGGCACGGAAACCCTTTGGGAATGCTATCAAAGATTACATATTCACCAAGCGAACAGCTTTAAAGAATGGAACAAATGA
- a CDS encoding tetratricopeptide repeat protein, protein MSLTRKEVLAHIEQAYALLNAKKFAELNPLITIIQDNLNVLGYTYPSDNARYYRFFMLYIGAFEQVNMEVMHSYVEALEEVGQVLASDYEYICSYYKACPELVYEKALQAYPYNETLHIHYALKLQVEKRYTEAIAILKYVLECYPATTEARFLLWEIQSAQLEDQVKSTEEADCYQLLELASATHNLDVLIGLQLDTRLDKKTKLLTFIQVAIWELRSVEVIELWKKEWKTLDLTDLSRYVLADYAKAFMMYDLVPQILKAPQNPDFPDADFTNFTEYKAFIQAFTNAGWQLVQHHYLLLGNAAYFHSKNGNAVKICLRNGLALNDKNPLLLNLKAMFLKSEGSYQEAGATYHEAFRNGLTMDNYLQYLIELNNRIESYQGVLDTVKQFHIRHTPTLKSMFFKARALFKFHRDDEALAVLNEALQDFPLHSRSYAPWMYHYRMIINKRKRNYTQYFLDQQAEINYYVDGDDDYFDTTNLAVETIFEQGEYEECYKYAIYNHEQGKLTEELYPIFQWICFYDFLLEKPDDLQDPTEANINKQPETFEDFRNNGLIYWMLDDHTAAAESLMVAASKSVNKAIYLKLALTCAKEGFKNSLSLTICETIRKEVPEAREFKTDYTYAQILNDEHRHEEAYKALLDVLKSYPERSFFEFPKDYNFLLHILKNNVKAMENMSAYNKYISMLLSRDTPLENQLREQQELSKLQSEKDLLLQHNLMENLVRYNFELYPEEQEELKEMKMRIKAAHFA, encoded by the coding sequence ATGAGCTTAACAAGAAAAGAAGTCTTAGCACATATTGAACAAGCTTACGCCCTGTTGAACGCAAAAAAGTTTGCTGAGCTAAATCCGCTTATTACCATTATACAAGATAATTTAAATGTTTTGGGCTACACCTATCCGTCGGATAATGCTCGTTACTACCGCTTTTTTATGTTGTATATAGGTGCTTTTGAACAGGTAAATATGGAAGTCATGCATTCATATGTAGAAGCACTTGAAGAAGTGGGACAAGTTTTGGCATCAGACTATGAATACATTTGTAGTTATTACAAAGCTTGTCCCGAGTTGGTTTATGAAAAAGCTCTACAAGCGTATCCGTACAACGAAACATTGCACATACACTACGCCTTGAAATTACAGGTAGAAAAAAGGTACACGGAAGCAATTGCCATATTAAAATACGTTTTGGAATGTTACCCTGCCACAACCGAAGCACGATTCTTACTTTGGGAAATTCAATCGGCACAGTTAGAGGACCAAGTAAAATCTACTGAGGAAGCCGACTGTTACCAGCTGTTAGAATTAGCCTCTGCGACTCACAATCTTGATGTTTTAATAGGTCTTCAATTAGATACGCGTTTAGACAAGAAAACCAAATTACTCACCTTTATTCAAGTTGCAATTTGGGAGCTACGATCGGTAGAAGTCATTGAACTATGGAAGAAAGAGTGGAAAACGCTAGATCTAACCGATCTAAGTCGTTATGTACTGGCAGATTACGCCAAGGCTTTTATGATGTACGATCTTGTTCCACAAATATTAAAGGCACCGCAAAATCCAGATTTTCCAGATGCTGATTTTACCAATTTTACGGAATACAAAGCCTTTATACAGGCATTTACAAATGCAGGATGGCAACTGGTACAACATCATTATTTATTGCTTGGTAATGCCGCCTATTTTCATTCTAAAAATGGGAATGCAGTAAAAATTTGTCTAAGAAACGGATTGGCCCTCAACGATAAAAATCCGTTGTTGTTAAATCTAAAGGCAATGTTCCTTAAAAGCGAAGGCAGCTATCAAGAAGCTGGGGCTACCTACCATGAGGCGTTTAGAAACGGGCTCACCATGGATAATTATTTACAATATTTAATTGAACTGAACAACAGAATTGAAAGTTACCAAGGTGTTTTAGACACCGTAAAGCAATTTCACATAAGACATACGCCTACATTAAAATCCATGTTCTTTAAGGCAAGGGCTTTGTTTAAATTCCACCGAGATGATGAAGCATTGGCAGTACTGAACGAAGCGCTTCAAGATTTTCCGTTACACTCCCGATCCTACGCACCGTGGATGTACCACTATCGTATGATCATCAACAAAAGAAAACGGAACTATACCCAATATTTTTTAGACCAACAAGCGGAAATTAATTACTACGTTGATGGAGATGACGACTATTTTGATACTACCAACCTTGCCGTTGAAACCATTTTTGAACAGGGTGAATACGAAGAATGTTATAAATATGCCATTTACAATCACGAACAGGGGAAACTAACGGAAGAACTATATCCCATTTTTCAATGGATTTGTTTTTACGATTTTCTACTTGAGAAACCAGATGATTTGCAAGACCCAACGGAAGCAAATATCAACAAACAACCAGAAACATTTGAAGATTTCAGAAACAATGGTTTGATTTACTGGATGCTGGACGACCATACGGCTGCTGCGGAATCGTTAATGGTAGCGGCATCAAAATCGGTTAATAAAGCTATCTATCTAAAACTAGCATTAACATGTGCAAAAGAAGGCTTTAAAAATTCGCTTAGCCTCACCATTTGTGAAACCATAAGAAAAGAAGTTCCAGAAGCTCGTGAATTTAAAACAGATTATACGTACGCCCAGATTTTAAATGATGAACACCGCCATGAAGAAGCTTACAAAGCCCTATTAGATGTTTTAAAAAGTTATCCTGAACGTTCGTTTTTTGAATTCCCAAAAGATTACAATTTCCTTTTGCATATTCTAAAAAACAATGTCAAAGCCATGGAGAACATGAGTGCCTATAATAAATATATATCCATGCTTTTAAGTAGGGATACTCCTTTAGAAAATCAACTTAGGGAGCAGCAAGAATTATCGAAATTGCAAAGCGAAAAAGACCTTTTATTACAGCATAACCTTATGGAAAATTTAGTACGCTATAATTTTGAACTGTACCCAGAAGAACAAGAAGAATTAAAGGAAATGAAAATGCGCATTAAGGCTGCCCATTTCGCTTAA
- a CDS encoding DUF6892 domain-containing protein: MVNIEFSSDSFQINSVAVQFPVSIGALKEIITPECREHKGKNNTLFVWDDLGIIAYTSNGELVNSLGFELEISTYKFSPKAIFSGTFTFNGEDIIEYYKTHENEREKTFKGDDSGALVQNGLSAWFSVKNELVRAIEVSAHKAYVRGEGIPADKYTIKPIDEEEIEFADFGFKLSIIEELMYIKGLLKPKFDLYEFADWYKDREIDIDEEGYDPIDEVTQYFKKLPIPKRLAPEITEIYQDGGNDIYMNLSPFSGGAVEFWDIERSDDIKHFPNLKKATLCYAKEHICDELIILGVDAEWI, translated from the coding sequence ATGGTCAATATAGAATTTTCTTCGGATAGTTTTCAAATCAATTCCGTTGCAGTACAGTTTCCTGTTTCAATAGGAGCATTAAAGGAGATTATTACCCCAGAATGTAGAGAGCATAAAGGAAAGAATAACACACTTTTTGTTTGGGATGATTTAGGGATTATCGCCTATACATCTAATGGTGAACTAGTAAATTCCCTAGGGTTTGAATTGGAAATTTCAACGTATAAATTCAGTCCGAAAGCAATCTTCAGCGGAACGTTTACTTTCAATGGTGAAGATATTATTGAATACTATAAAACACATGAAAATGAACGTGAAAAAACATTCAAAGGTGATGATTCCGGTGCCTTGGTGCAAAACGGATTAAGTGCGTGGTTCAGTGTAAAAAATGAACTTGTAAGAGCTATTGAAGTTAGTGCGCACAAAGCTTATGTTCGTGGAGAAGGAATACCGGCAGACAAATACACCATTAAGCCAATTGATGAGGAGGAAATAGAGTTTGCCGATTTCGGATTCAAGCTTTCCATCATAGAAGAGTTGATGTATATAAAGGGATTATTGAAACCAAAATTCGATTTGTACGAGTTTGCAGATTGGTATAAGGATCGTGAAATAGATATTGATGAAGAAGGTTATGACCCCATAGATGAAGTAACCCAATACTTTAAAAAATTACCCATACCAAAACGTTTGGCACCCGAGATTACCGAAATTTATCAAGATGGGGGCAATGATATTTATATGAACCTTTCCCCTTTCTCTGGTGGCGCGGTTGAATTTTGGGATATTGAACGTAGCGATGATATTAAACACTTTCCCAATTTAAAGAAAGCTACGTTATGCTATGCAAAAGAGCATATATGTGACGAACTGATTATTCTTGGCGTTGATGCCGAGTGGATTTGA
- a CDS encoding SMI1/KNR4 family protein produces the protein MRNKIAFSDHVEQMKWEDFHFDIMTVNTLPQIEDPEDIDNSFTFCDALLDAFKVATNKEVLKLLFISPDDISNSKFYGIAYLESKEVFTAEIESTPLFKEWFTIIDERTRKKETNAAKVYFFGANSFSSQPISNFKDNRVFEKSGLFISDHIPNVFIAEKLAKEKADFIAPYIQLEAKSNFQKVVQLFVQLVHTKGLVIIPPKNNDVIYEEFEAEAGYPFPNIIKEFLTLHNGVQNSAIMGAEKIFQEWKDWYRIYNDWTQEELLDTYSNNEGKTLLMYTTPYWIPFFDLQNGNFLAFDFAPDTKGSAGQIIRFGADQEIGYIQADRLDLFLESLMDVDGDIQDYEWFSSE, from the coding sequence ATGAGAAATAAGATTGCGTTTTCAGACCATGTAGAACAAATGAAATGGGAGGATTTTCATTTTGATATAATGACCGTAAACACCCTGCCACAGATAGAAGACCCTGAAGATATTGATAACAGTTTTACATTTTGCGATGCCCTATTAGATGCATTCAAAGTAGCAACGAACAAAGAAGTACTTAAACTACTTTTTATTAGTCCAGATGATATATCCAATTCCAAATTCTACGGTATCGCATATTTAGAAAGTAAAGAAGTTTTTACTGCCGAAATAGAAAGCACACCGTTGTTTAAAGAATGGTTTACTATTATAGATGAAAGAACACGTAAAAAAGAAACCAACGCTGCAAAGGTGTATTTTTTTGGCGCCAATTCTTTTAGCAGTCAGCCTATTTCCAATTTTAAGGACAACCGGGTATTTGAAAAGTCCGGTTTATTTATTTCGGACCATATCCCCAATGTATTTATCGCTGAAAAACTGGCAAAAGAAAAAGCGGATTTTATAGCGCCGTATATTCAGTTGGAAGCTAAAAGCAATTTTCAAAAAGTGGTGCAGCTATTTGTGCAATTGGTACATACCAAAGGTCTCGTAATTATTCCACCAAAGAACAATGATGTAATTTATGAGGAGTTTGAGGCTGAAGCCGGATATCCATTTCCAAATATCATCAAAGAATTTTTAACCCTACATAACGGCGTACAGAATTCAGCGATTATGGGTGCCGAGAAAATTTTTCAAGAATGGAAAGATTGGTACAGAATTTATAATGATTGGACACAAGAGGAACTGCTAGACACCTATAGTAACAACGAAGGTAAAACCCTGCTAATGTACACTACACCGTATTGGATTCCGTTTTTCGATTTGCAAAACGGAAATTTTCTGGCATTTGATTTTGCACCGGATACCAAGGGTTCAGCGGGTCAAATTATACGTTTTGGTGCCGACCAAGAAATTGGCTACATACAAGCTGATCGCTTGGATTTATTTTTAGAAAGCTTGATGGATGTTGACGGTGACATTCAAGATTATGAATGGTTCAGCAGTGAATAA
- a CDS encoding SMI1/KNR4 family protein, whose translation MKLEWSESFKRDLPVDYIHFLRDNPRGVLLKNSSRWDKRTWNLMGKVALLKRWEMSGVGKAANYECLKLYTTVQEEVGMEFTAPSAHFHSVKLARVAKGFVIGEENGDYLYLDPKCKFTVWAYYHDGGEVALLSKSFKELVSTQKPL comes from the coding sequence ATGAAATTGGAATGGAGCGAAAGTTTTAAGCGAGATTTGCCGGTAGACTATATTCATTTTCTACGGGATAATCCTAGGGGTGTTTTATTGAAAAATAGTAGCAGGTGGGATAAACGTACATGGAACCTAATGGGTAAAGTAGCCCTTTTAAAAAGATGGGAAATGAGTGGCGTTGGTAAAGCTGCCAACTATGAATGTTTAAAATTATACACCACGGTTCAAGAAGAAGTGGGGATGGAGTTCACTGCGCCTTCAGCACATTTTCATTCCGTAAAATTGGCACGTGTAGCTAAAGGTTTTGTTATAGGTGAGGAGAATGGAGATTACCTATATTTAGATCCAAAATGTAAATTTACGGTTTGGGCATATTACCATGATGGTGGCGAGGTAGCGTTACTTTCTAAATCTTTTAAAGAGCTTGTAAGTACCCAAAAACCTTTATAA
- a CDS encoding tetratricopeptide repeat-containing sensor histidine kinase, which produces MDSLSYVYQKNVYSQPVLAKEAAQKWLEESEKQGLKIHTIRAHYALANLGNISGDYKTAVNETQKTIALLKELNMENGLAASYNILALGYKNLGNYPKAMESFLECLRYAEKMDDTQQEANAYQNIATLYVLQEEYKKATENLDRAADLYRALGDDDGVLVTLFNFASILKEQGKYDEAREHFKTVLEYREKEGNKAVIAYINMNLSQMLVKEEKYDEAVISLKKTLSLLKEVEFTSDMVIILNDLGLCESKLGHTKKAISYFEQALQMGEEQAIKQYKSDIYKNLSQLYQDEGDYKKALAFYEKGVSTLSQQNSLDKEKYVAELQERYETQLKETRINLLEKEQKLGEAELQKAELTAKRQRLIRNVFIAGFILVLLSLLILRHQYVKRLKVQQELSLQREENADQKINQMIKDYRLSAVERYQQGQDEERARLAREIHDGIGSDLAGIKIAFEHYVEDQQEKPQTKRILTAINNACTDVRGLSHQLHPPAFAALGFTNFLGDFIDQISASDTIDFQTFFYPEEDINKLPDALLADVYRVVQELVNNILKHAEATNAEVQLTKHYDHLNIVVNDNGKGFQEHKKQGIGLRNIKERLSKMKGTLDIDSSASSGTSITIDIPLKQTM; this is translated from the coding sequence ATGGACTCGCTTTCATACGTTTATCAAAAAAACGTGTATTCACAACCTGTTTTAGCCAAGGAAGCTGCGCAAAAATGGTTGGAAGAAAGTGAAAAACAAGGCTTAAAAATCCATACCATTAGAGCGCATTATGCACTTGCGAATCTTGGAAATATTTCGGGCGATTATAAAACCGCGGTCAACGAAACTCAAAAAACCATTGCCCTTCTTAAAGAGCTCAATATGGAAAATGGTTTGGCGGCCAGCTATAATATTTTGGCATTGGGCTATAAAAACCTTGGCAACTACCCAAAGGCAATGGAAAGCTTTTTGGAGTGTTTACGGTATGCAGAAAAAATGGATGACACCCAGCAAGAAGCCAATGCCTACCAAAACATAGCTACCTTATATGTTTTACAAGAAGAGTATAAAAAGGCAACCGAAAATTTAGACCGTGCCGCGGACCTATATCGTGCTTTAGGTGATGATGATGGTGTTCTGGTTACTTTATTCAATTTCGCAAGTATTTTAAAAGAACAAGGTAAATATGATGAGGCTCGCGAACACTTTAAAACAGTGTTAGAGTATCGTGAAAAAGAAGGAAACAAAGCAGTAATAGCATATATCAACATGAATCTTTCCCAAATGTTGGTGAAAGAAGAAAAATATGATGAAGCCGTAATTTCTTTAAAGAAAACCTTGTCCCTTTTAAAGGAAGTTGAGTTTACGTCTGACATGGTGATCATTTTAAACGACCTTGGCTTGTGCGAAAGCAAACTAGGACATACCAAAAAAGCCATCTCCTATTTTGAGCAAGCGCTGCAAATGGGTGAAGAACAAGCTATAAAACAATATAAATCTGACATCTATAAAAACCTTTCCCAACTTTACCAAGATGAAGGCGATTATAAAAAGGCCCTGGCATTTTATGAAAAAGGGGTGAGTACATTATCACAGCAGAATTCTCTTGACAAAGAAAAATATGTTGCTGAACTACAAGAGCGGTATGAAACGCAACTAAAAGAAACCAGGATCAACCTTCTTGAAAAAGAACAAAAACTGGGCGAAGCAGAACTGCAAAAAGCAGAACTTACCGCAAAAAGACAACGCCTCATTAGAAATGTATTTATTGCCGGTTTTATCCTGGTTTTATTGTCATTGCTTATTCTGCGTCATCAATACGTTAAACGCTTAAAGGTACAGCAAGAATTAAGCTTACAGCGCGAAGAAAATGCCGATCAGAAAATCAACCAAATGATCAAAGATTATAGATTATCTGCCGTTGAACGGTATCAACAAGGTCAAGATGAAGAGCGTGCACGTTTGGCTCGTGAAATCCATGACGGTATTGGTAGTGATTTGGCAGGAATTAAAATTGCTTTTGAGCATTATGTGGAAGACCAACAAGAGAAGCCACAGACCAAGCGAATATTAACGGCAATAAATAATGCGTGTACAGATGTTCGCGGACTGTCCCATCAGTTACATCCACCGGCTTTTGCCGCACTGGGGTTTACCAATTTCTTGGGTGATTTTATTGACCAAATCTCCGCAAGTGATACTATAGATTTTCAAACCTTCTTTTACCCGGAAGAAGACATCAACAAATTGCCAGATGCCCTGCTTGCAGATGTGTACCGTGTTGTACAAGAATTGGTCAACAATATTCTAAAACATGCCGAAGCCACCAATGCGGAAGTACAACTTACCAAGCATTATGACCATTTGAACATTGTGGTCAATGATAATGGCAAAGGCTTTCAAGAACATAAAAAACAAGGAATAGGTCTACGAAATATTAAGGAGCGTCTTTCTAAAATGAAAGGTACTTTAGACATAGACAGTAGCGCCAGTAGCGGAACATCTATCACCATAGATATTCCATTAAAACAGACCATGTGA
- a CDS encoding response regulator transcription factor, whose amino-acid sequence MKKINIIIADDHLMFLEGINTILGDMPEIGEVHLATEGKQVIRLLNQFDIGLIISDINMPKMDGIELLTEIKKKHGTVKIIMLSMLDNHRTVHKVIQKGADGFVPKFTSKEELQKAVRTVLDGEQYFSEIIKQRYMESIFERKKYKNIELSPREKEVLSLLADELTSKEISEKLFISVNTVETHRKNILLKTGSKTTTGAVKYAIESGLFD is encoded by the coding sequence GTGAAGAAAATTAACATCATAATAGCGGACGATCACTTAATGTTTCTTGAAGGGATCAACACCATTTTAGGTGACATGCCAGAAATTGGAGAAGTCCACCTTGCCACAGAAGGAAAACAGGTGATACGGCTGTTGAACCAGTTTGACATCGGTTTGATCATCAGTGACATCAATATGCCAAAAATGGATGGTATTGAGTTGTTGACCGAGATAAAAAAGAAACACGGTACCGTAAAAATTATCATGCTGAGCATGTTAGACAATCATAGAACGGTACATAAGGTCATTCAAAAAGGTGCAGATGGTTTTGTTCCCAAATTTACAAGCAAAGAAGAACTGCAGAAAGCGGTACGTACCGTTTTAGATGGCGAACAATACTTTTCTGAAATTATTAAGCAACGCTATATGGAAAGTATTTTTGAGCGAAAAAAGTACAAGAATATTGAACTTTCTCCCAGAGAGAAAGAAGTATTGTCCCTGTTGGCAGACGAGCTGACATCGAAAGAAATATCGGAAAAACTATTTATTTCGGTTAATACCGTGGAAACCCACAGAAAGAATATCCTATTAAAAACAGGTTCAAAAACCACAACAGGAGCTGTAAAATATGCTATAGAATCTGGCTTGTTCGACTAA